A genomic window from Erythrobacter sp. BLCC-B19 includes:
- a CDS encoding monovalent cation/H+ antiporter subunit D, with the protein MTLADHLPVVPIAIPALAAPIILLIMRRRRALGAGLGFAACLAMLAAALALMVQAADGTVSVYALGDWPAPFGIVLVADRLAAMMLVLTAVLALIALAHATITRASAKGQHFHALFQFQLMGLNGAFLTGDLFNLFVFFEVLLIASYGLMLHGQGAARLKAGVQYVIVNLVGSAVFLIALGMLYALTGTLNMADMGLRVAEVPPADQGLLRIAALLLVSVFALKAAVVPLHLWLPRTYAVATPAVAALFAIMTKVGVYAIIRVVPQVFGVDAVAAAGAGYEWLWIAALVSACVGFAGVFTARSMAEQAAYGVIGSTGTLLIAVAAFTRPSLGAGLYYLVHSTLAAAALFLIADIAARRRGSFGDAAQPGPDFAGRSGVALLFMLAAIAAVGLPPLSGFIGKLLILTAAGGQSGWGWVWSVILGTTFIGVVGFARVGSAVFWKVREDCDAPARTVSRLDHLPAAVALALLAALSAGAGWASAYADETAWQVLEPLVNRAAVLGQEPAP; encoded by the coding sequence GTGACCCTCGCCGATCATCTGCCGGTCGTTCCCATCGCGATCCCCGCGCTGGCAGCACCGATTATCCTGCTCATCATGCGCCGGCGGCGCGCGCTGGGCGCCGGGCTGGGCTTTGCCGCGTGCCTCGCCATGCTGGCCGCCGCGCTGGCGCTGATGGTTCAGGCGGCGGATGGGACGGTCTCGGTCTATGCGCTGGGCGATTGGCCCGCGCCCTTCGGGATCGTGCTGGTGGCAGACCGGCTCGCGGCGATGATGCTGGTGCTGACCGCGGTGCTGGCGCTCATAGCGCTTGCTCATGCGACAATCACGCGGGCCTCGGCCAAGGGCCAGCACTTCCACGCGCTGTTCCAGTTCCAGCTGATGGGTCTGAATGGCGCGTTCCTGACCGGCGACCTGTTCAACCTTTTCGTCTTTTTCGAGGTGCTGCTGATCGCCTCCTACGGCTTGATGCTGCACGGGCAGGGCGCGGCGCGGCTGAAGGCCGGGGTGCAATATGTGATCGTGAACCTCGTCGGCTCGGCGGTGTTCCTGATCGCGCTGGGGATGCTCTACGCGCTGACCGGCACGCTCAACATGGCCGACATGGGCCTGCGGGTTGCTGAGGTGCCGCCTGCTGACCAAGGCCTGCTGCGGATCGCCGCGCTGCTGCTGGTGAGCGTGTTTGCGCTGAAGGCCGCAGTGGTGCCGCTGCACCTGTGGTTGCCGCGCACCTATGCGGTGGCCACCCCGGCGGTCGCGGCGCTGTTTGCGATCATGACCAAGGTCGGCGTCTATGCCATCATCCGCGTGGTGCCGCAGGTGTTCGGCGTGGACGCGGTCGCAGCGGCGGGGGCGGGTTACGAGTGGCTGTGGATCGCCGCGCTGGTGAGCGCCTGCGTCGGCTTTGCCGGGGTGTTCACCGCGCGCAGCATGGCCGAACAGGCAGCTTACGGCGTGATCGGGTCGACCGGCACGCTCTTGATCGCGGTCGCCGCCTTCACCCGCCCGAGCCTTGGAGCGGGGCTCTATTACCTCGTCCATTCGACGCTGGCAGCCGCCGCGCTGTTCCTGATCGCCGACATTGCCGCTCGGCGCAGGGGGAGCTTTGGCGATGCCGCGCAGCCCGGCCCCGACTTTGCCGGGCGCAGCGGGGTCGCGCTGTTGTTCATGCTTGCCGCGATTGCCGCGGTCGGCCTGCCGCCGCTGTCGGGCTTCATCGGCAAGCTGCTGATCCTCACCGCCGCCGGAGGGCAATCCGGCTGGGGCTGGGTGTGGAGCGTGATCCTGGGGACGACCTTCATCGGCGTGGTCGGCTTTGCCCGCGTGGGCAGTGCAGTGTTCTGGAAGGTGCGGGAGGACTGCGATGCTCCAGCCCGGACGGTGTCCCGCCTCGACCATTTGCCCGCTGCTGTCGCACTGGCACTGCTGGCGGCGCTGTCGGCGGGTGCGGGCTGGGCGAGCGCCTATGCCGACGAGACGGCCTGGCAGGTGCTCGAACCGCTGGTCAACCGCGCTGCGGTGCTGGGACAGGAGCCTGCACCATGA
- a CDS encoding K+/H+ antiporter subunit F yields the protein MSLSVLEGALAFGFAALGLALAMNLWRLFKGPGVADRILALDTMVINVIGLIVLAGIATGSGTSFEAALLLAMVGFIGTAAYAKFVLRGNIIE from the coding sequence ATGAGCCTGTCAGTGCTTGAGGGGGCGCTCGCCTTCGGCTTTGCGGCGCTGGGGCTCGCATTGGCGATGAACCTGTGGCGGCTGTTCAAGGGGCCGGGGGTGGCCGACCGGATCCTTGCGCTTGATACGATGGTGATCAATGTCATCGGCCTGATCGTGCTCGCCGGGATCGCCACCGGGAGCGGCACGTCCTTCGAGGCGGCGCTGCTGCTGGCGATGGTCGGTTTCATCGGCACGGCGGCCTATGCCAAGTTCGTGCTGCGCGGGAATATCATCGAATGA
- a CDS encoding mannitol dehydrogenase family protein: protein MRLSRAQLDHLPPAVLRPQRLPQASGIVHFGIGAFHRAHQAWYTEACIADGAQEWGISGVSLRSDSVARQLNPQDGLYTLTTRTGARAETRVIGAVREVLVGSPDRQAIIARLAAPECHIASFTITEKGYARAPDGALDRAQAAGGFYPLLEEALRRRRAAGLPGLTLLSCDNLPGNGTILGQLVGAWLDAADPALARWFAQECTAPETMIDRIVPASSPADRDDIAAMIGMRDEGAVFAEPFSQWVIAGRFAGPRPAWEHHGVQIVANVAPYENAKLRMLNGAHSLLAYCGLARGHAYVHQAIADPALRALAEALMREEAAPTIAAGPGQRLDPYADDLIARFANAALNHRLAQIAIDGSQKIPQRWLATLADAQAQQRGCPAILTALAAWLRHVRGDNGPVDDPLADQLAAVWAREGTGGIVTALFGPQGLLRSAWVPTPDESAFIAARLAPASA from the coding sequence GTGAGGCTGTCGCGCGCGCAGCTCGATCATCTGCCGCCCGCGGTGCTGCGGCCGCAGCGGCTGCCGCAGGCCAGCGGTATCGTCCATTTCGGGATCGGCGCGTTCCACCGCGCGCATCAGGCGTGGTACACCGAGGCCTGCATCGCGGATGGCGCGCAGGAATGGGGGATCAGCGGCGTGTCGCTGCGATCGGACAGCGTGGCCCGGCAGCTGAACCCGCAGGACGGGCTCTACACCCTCACCACGCGCACCGGAGCGCGCGCCGAGACCCGCGTGATCGGGGCGGTGCGCGAGGTGCTGGTCGGCTCTCCTGACCGTCAGGCGATCATCGCCCGGCTGGCCGCACCCGAATGTCACATCGCCAGCTTCACCATCACCGAAAAGGGCTATGCCCGCGCGCCTGACGGGGCGCTTGACCGGGCGCAGGCCGCTGGCGGTTTCTACCCGCTGCTGGAAGAGGCGCTGCGCCGCCGCCGCGCTGCGGGCCTTCCCGGCCTCACCCTGCTCAGCTGCGACAATCTGCCGGGCAATGGCACGATTCTGGGCCAATTGGTCGGCGCATGGCTCGATGCCGCCGATCCGGCGCTGGCGCGCTGGTTCGCGCAGGAATGCACCGCGCCCGAGACCATGATCGACCGCATCGTGCCTGCCTCCTCTCCCGCCGATCGTGATGACATCGCGGCCATGATCGGGATGCGCGACGAGGGCGCGGTGTTTGCCGAGCCGTTCAGCCAGTGGGTGATCGCCGGACGCTTTGCCGGGCCGCGTCCCGCGTGGGAGCACCACGGCGTGCAGATCGTCGCAAATGTCGCGCCTTACGAGAACGCCAAGCTCAGGATGCTCAACGGCGCCCATTCGCTGCTGGCCTATTGCGGGTTGGCGCGCGGGCACGCCTATGTTCATCAGGCCATCGCCGATCCGGCCTTGCGCGCGCTGGCCGAGGCGCTGATGCGCGAGGAGGCCGCACCCACCATCGCCGCCGGGCCGGGCCAGCGCCTTGACCCCTATGCCGATGACCTCATCGCCCGCTTTGCCAATGCGGCGCTCAATCACCGGCTGGCGCAGATCGCGATCGACGGCAGCCAGAAGATCCCGCAGCGCTGGCTGGCGACGCTGGCCGACGCGCAGGCGCAGCAGCGCGGCTGCCCGGCGATCCTCACCGCGCTTGCCGCCTGGCTGCGCCATGTGCGCGGCGACAACGGGCCGGTTGATGATCCGCTGGCCGATCAGCTGGCGGCCGTGTGGGCAAGGGAAGGCACGGGCGGGATCGTCACCGCGCTGTTCGGGCCGCAGGGGCTGCTGCGCTCGGCATGGGTGCCCACCCCTGACGAGAGCGCCTTCATCGCCGCGCGTCTGGCACCGGCCAGCGCATAG
- a CDS encoding Na+/H+ antiporter subunit G: MTAAEIIVSALIVLGAGFALVGSWGLVRLPSLMERLHAPTKATTLGLGAILVASVVWFQLGEGVWTTHEILVSAFLFLTAPVSANLIAKVHLHRLRLGEGGEVPGPAGLPERPSPDADWATHEAPQLGSTGDMAGD; the protein is encoded by the coding sequence ATGACCGCTGCCGAGATCATTGTCAGCGCGTTGATCGTGCTGGGGGCCGGCTTTGCGCTGGTGGGCAGCTGGGGGCTGGTGCGCCTGCCTTCGCTGATGGAGCGGCTCCACGCCCCGACCAAGGCCACGACGTTGGGATTGGGCGCGATCCTTGTCGCGTCGGTGGTGTGGTTCCAACTTGGCGAGGGGGTGTGGACCACCCACGAGATCCTCGTTTCGGCCTTCCTCTTCCTCACCGCGCCGGTCAGCGCGAACCTGATCGCCAAGGTGCATCTGCACCGGTTGCGGCTGGGTGAGGGGGGCGAGGTGCCCGGCCCGGCAGGGCTTCCCGAGCGCCCTTCGCCCGATGCCGATTGGGCGACGCATGAGGCACCGCAACTGGGCAGCACAGGCGACATGGCGGGCGATTAG
- a CDS encoding Na+/H+ antiporter subunit C, which translates to MSYEFLVASAIGVLVAGGVFLALRARTFQVVLGLTLISYAVNLFLFASGRLVIGRPPIWDKTVSAYTDPLPQALVLTAIVITFGMTAFVVILALRSFLESGSDHVDGARVPCDPQDGLAADEAEGDQP; encoded by the coding sequence ATGAGCTACGAATTCCTCGTGGCGAGCGCGATCGGCGTGCTCGTGGCAGGCGGCGTATTCCTCGCCCTGCGAGCGCGCACCTTTCAGGTGGTGCTGGGGCTGACCCTGATCTCCTATGCGGTGAACCTGTTCCTGTTTGCCAGCGGCAGGCTTGTGATCGGCCGCCCGCCGATCTGGGACAAGACCGTGAGCGCCTATACCGATCCGCTGCCGCAGGCGCTGGTGCTGACGGCGATCGTCATCACCTTCGGCATGACGGCCTTTGTGGTGATCCTCGCCCTGCGCAGCTTCCTTGAGAGCGGCAGCGACCATGTCGACGGTGCGCGCGTCCCCTGCGATCCGCAGGACGGGCTGGCTGCGGACGAGGCGGAGGGCGACCAGCCGTGA
- a CDS encoding superoxide dismutase: MTRAKAFSLAIAALALPAAALPLAVSAQQSAPAPAPAVFTLAPLPYAPEALEPVIDAETMRIHHGKHHQAYVDNLNKAIAADPSLAGVPLEQLVARAGTLPAAIRNNAGGHWNHTFFWETMAPADKVGAISPELAAAIDAQFGGMDKFKAAFKAAGTARFGSGWVWLIVGADGKLAITSTPNQDNPLMDAAEVKGTPVLGNDVWEHAYYLKWQNRRGDYLDGWWQVVDWGKVSARYAAATKAG; encoded by the coding sequence ATGACCCGTGCCAAGGCCTTTTCGCTCGCAATCGCTGCGCTCGCCCTGCCCGCTGCCGCGCTGCCGCTGGCGGTGAGCGCACAGCAGAGCGCGCCTGCGCCTGCGCCTGCCGTCTTTACGCTCGCGCCATTGCCCTATGCGCCCGAGGCGCTTGAACCGGTGATCGATGCCGAGACGATGCGGATCCACCATGGCAAGCACCATCAGGCCTATGTCGACAATCTCAACAAGGCGATCGCCGCCGATCCGTCGCTCGCGGGGGTGCCGCTTGAACAGCTGGTCGCGCGCGCGGGCACGCTGCCGGCCGCGATCCGCAACAATGCCGGCGGACACTGGAACCACACCTTCTTCTGGGAGACGATGGCGCCGGCAGACAAGGTCGGCGCGATTTCCCCTGAGCTGGCCGCGGCGATCGACGCACAGTTCGGCGGGATGGACAAGTTCAAGGCGGCGTTCAAGGCCGCGGGCACGGCGCGGTTCGGATCGGGCTGGGTGTGGCTGATCGTGGGCGCGGACGGCAAGCTGGCGATCACATCGACCCCCAATCAGGACAACCCGCTGATGGACGCAGCCGAGGTCAAGGGCACGCCGGTGCTGGGCAATGACGTGTGGGAGCACGCCTATTACCTCAAGTGGCAGAACCGCCGCGGCGACTATCTCGATGGCTGGTGGCAGGTGGTCGACTGGGGCAAGGTCTCGGCGCGTTATGCGGCGGCGACCAAGGCGGGCTGA
- the uxaC gene encoding glucuronate isomerase has translation MTPALTLHPDRLLPVDPAMRDIARRLYNAVKSLPIISPHGHTDPAWFATNAPFGNATELLLVPDHYVLRMLYSQGIAMEDLGVAPVGEESRADPRAAWRLFASHYHLFRGTPSQIWLDWVFAEAFGLDVRLSAATADHYFDHITDRLASDAFRPRALFERFGIEVIATTESPLDPLAHHQAIRDSGWQGRVITAYRPDPVVDPEFEGFADNLAQLAAITGEDCESWDGYLAAHRQRRAFFAQMGATSTDHGHPTAATADLPRAEAAALFARVRGGKATPADAELFRAQMLTEMAAMSLEDGLVMQIHPGSFRNHNPQLFHRFGRDKGADIPTRTDYVTALRPLLAKFGNEAGLTIILFTLDESAYARELAPLAGHYPALRLGPAWWFHDSPEGMRRFRRMTTETAGFYNTVGFNDDTRAFLSIPARHDLARRIDCGYLAELVAEHRLSEDEAAELARDLAYNLAKQAYRL, from the coding sequence ATGACGCCTGCCCTCACCCTCCACCCCGATCGCCTGCTGCCGGTCGATCCGGCGATGCGCGACATTGCCCGGCGGCTCTATAACGCGGTCAAAAGCCTGCCGATCATCAGCCCGCATGGTCACACCGATCCGGCCTGGTTTGCGACCAATGCCCCCTTCGGCAATGCGACCGAGCTGCTGCTGGTGCCCGATCACTACGTGCTGCGGATGCTCTATTCGCAAGGGATTGCGATGGAAGACCTCGGCGTTGCCCCGGTCGGCGAGGAGAGCCGCGCCGATCCGCGCGCGGCGTGGCGCCTGTTTGCCAGCCATTACCACCTGTTCCGCGGCACGCCTTCGCAGATCTGGCTCGACTGGGTGTTCGCCGAGGCCTTCGGGCTCGATGTGCGGCTCTCCGCCGCCACCGCCGATCACTATTTCGACCACATCACCGATCGCCTCGCCAGCGATGCCTTCCGCCCGCGTGCGCTGTTTGAACGCTTCGGGATCGAGGTGATCGCCACCACCGAAAGCCCGCTCGATCCGCTCGCCCACCATCAGGCGATCCGCGACAGCGGGTGGCAGGGCCGGGTGATCACCGCCTATCGCCCCGATCCGGTGGTCGACCCGGAATTCGAAGGCTTCGCCGATAATCTCGCCCAGCTTGCCGCGATCACCGGGGAGGACTGCGAGAGCTGGGACGGCTATCTCGCCGCGCATCGCCAGCGCCGCGCGTTCTTCGCGCAGATGGGCGCAACCTCGACCGATCACGGCCACCCCACCGCAGCCACCGCCGACCTGCCCCGCGCCGAGGCCGCGGCGCTGTTCGCCCGCGTGCGCGGCGGGAAGGCCACCCCCGCCGATGCCGAGCTGTTCCGCGCGCAGATGCTCACCGAAATGGCGGCGATGAGCCTTGAGGACGGGCTGGTGATGCAGATTCACCCCGGATCTTTCCGCAACCACAACCCGCAGCTGTTCCACCGCTTCGGCCGCGACAAGGGCGCCGACATCCCGACCCGCACCGACTATGTCACCGCGCTGCGCCCGCTGCTGGCGAAGTTCGGCAACGAAGCGGGGCTGACGATCATCCTCTTCACGCTCGACGAGAGCGCCTATGCCCGCGAACTCGCACCGCTGGCCGGGCATTACCCCGCGCTGCGATTGGGCCCGGCGTGGTGGTTCCATGACAGCCCCGAGGGGATGCGCCGCTTCCGCCGGATGACCACCGAGACGGCGGGCTTCTACAACACGGTCGGCTTCAACGACGATACCCGCGCTTTCCTCTCGATCCCCGCGCGCCACGATCTCGCCCGGCGGATCGACTGCGGCTATCTTGCCGAACTGGTCGCCGAACACCGGCTGAGCGAGGACGAGGCCGCCGAGCTGGCGCGCGATCTCGCCTACAACCTCGCCAAGCAGGCCTACCGGCTGTGA
- a CDS encoding monovalent cation/H+ antiporter subunit A, whose amino-acid sequence MAYALTLLLLVTLPFAAALAIALLHTASRALHAALAAGASAGGLALLASLAGPVMGGEVPSAAWAWVPAIGLDLTLMVDPLGWMFALLILGIGLLVVIFAYFYLYPGEATGRFFASLMLFQGAMLGIVIAGNVLLLLIFWEMTSLASFLLIGFWQHKPEARQGARMALAVTGGGGLALIAGLLLLGMTAGSFDLATILTRAEAVQASPLYPAMLTLILIGCFTKSAQFPFHFWLPHAMAAPTPVSAYLHSATMVKAGVFLLARLWPVLAGTELYTVTVTTVGLVTMVFGAGVALFRHDLKSILAYSTISQLGMLVMLLGFSLEAAAMAAVLHILNHAAFKAALFMSAGIVEHETGTRDIRRLGGLAKAMPITAAVATLAAASMAGLPPLGGFISKELMLYQTPKLALFGMAWLLPVLATIGATFSVGYSLRLAGHLFFGQPREAEPFARAHDPGAGMWAAPALLTTLAVLLGLVPMALAAPLVGAVTGAVTGLPRPAVEIGLWHGVNLALILSLIAVAGGALMLWQHRLLLAAWESARLPDAKRLFERVMAFADRWVRKAMVASHTPSLQTMLLASFAVIALLVIEGAMIGGGVLTGARPGIPAPVPAVIAWALLIAATAAVVNDSRNRLRVLIYVSVIGLVVSLAFAVLSAPDLALTQISVEVVTILLMLLALHLLPKSPPMLSSAPRKWRDGALAVGLGVLVGGIAWAMLTRDPGASIAAFHLANAKPGGGGSNVVNVILVDFRAFDTLGEIIVLGIAGLGIFALLDTAATGAAGARLRAWRADMPLSPERHPMMLLIASRIILPLTLLVGIYLFLRGHNQPGGGFIAALVVAAAFLVQYLAAGFDWSDARKPFAEHSLIAWGVLVAMATGLGAMALGAPFLTSWFDYFSLPLIGKFELASAMLFDTGVFLTVLGAVMLALAQLSHISKRADSAAAKAQEDAA is encoded by the coding sequence ATGGCTTATGCCTTGACGCTCTTGCTGCTGGTCACGCTGCCCTTTGCCGCCGCGCTCGCAATTGCGCTGCTGCACACGGCATCGCGCGCGCTCCATGCGGCACTGGCGGCAGGCGCAAGCGCGGGCGGGCTGGCCTTGCTGGCGAGCCTTGCGGGGCCGGTTATGGGCGGCGAAGTGCCCTCAGCCGCGTGGGCATGGGTGCCGGCCATCGGCCTCGATCTGACACTGATGGTCGATCCGCTGGGCTGGATGTTCGCGCTGCTGATCCTCGGGATCGGATTGCTGGTGGTGATCTTCGCCTATTTCTATCTCTATCCGGGCGAGGCGACCGGGCGCTTCTTTGCCAGCCTGATGCTGTTTCAGGGCGCGATGCTGGGCATCGTGATCGCGGGCAATGTGCTGCTGCTGCTGATCTTCTGGGAAATGACGAGCCTTGCCTCCTTCCTGCTGATCGGTTTCTGGCAGCACAAGCCCGAAGCGCGGCAGGGCGCGCGCATGGCGCTGGCGGTGACAGGCGGCGGCGGGCTCGCGCTGATTGCGGGGCTGCTGCTGCTGGGCATGACGGCGGGGAGTTTCGACCTCGCGACGATCCTGACGCGGGCGGAGGCGGTGCAGGCATCGCCGCTCTATCCGGCGATGCTGACGCTGATCCTGATCGGCTGCTTCACCAAATCCGCGCAGTTCCCGTTCCACTTCTGGCTTCCCCACGCGATGGCCGCGCCGACCCCGGTCAGCGCTTACCTGCACTCCGCGACTATGGTGAAGGCGGGGGTGTTCCTGCTCGCGCGGCTGTGGCCGGTGCTGGCGGGAACCGAACTCTACACCGTGACCGTCACCACGGTCGGTCTTGTGACGATGGTGTTCGGCGCGGGCGTCGCGCTGTTCCGGCACGATCTGAAGAGCATCCTTGCCTATTCCACGATCTCGCAGCTGGGGATGCTGGTGATGCTGCTGGGCTTCAGCCTTGAGGCGGCGGCGATGGCGGCGGTGCTGCACATCCTCAACCACGCGGCGTTCAAGGCCGCGCTGTTCATGTCCGCCGGGATTGTCGAGCACGAAACCGGCACGCGCGACATCCGCCGCCTTGGCGGGCTGGCCAAGGCCATGCCGATCACCGCCGCCGTCGCGACGCTCGCCGCCGCGTCGATGGCGGGGCTGCCGCCGCTGGGCGGGTTCATTTCCAAGGAGCTGATGCTCTACCAGACGCCCAAGCTGGCGCTGTTCGGAATGGCGTGGCTGCTGCCGGTGCTGGCGACGATCGGGGCAACATTCTCGGTCGGCTATTCGCTGCGCCTCGCCGGGCACCTGTTCTTCGGCCAACCGCGCGAGGCCGAGCCCTTTGCCCGCGCGCATGATCCGGGCGCAGGGATGTGGGCCGCGCCCGCCTTGCTGACCACGCTGGCGGTGCTGCTCGGCCTTGTCCCGATGGCGCTGGCCGCGCCGCTGGTGGGGGCGGTGACGGGGGCTGTCACCGGCCTGCCTCGCCCCGCGGTCGAGATTGGCCTGTGGCACGGGGTCAACCTCGCGCTGATCCTCAGCCTGATCGCGGTCGCGGGCGGGGCGCTGATGCTATGGCAACACAGGCTGCTGTTGGCCGCATGGGAGAGCGCCCGCCTGCCCGATGCCAAGCGCCTGTTCGAGCGGGTGATGGCCTTTGCCGACCGCTGGGTGCGCAAGGCGATGGTCGCGAGCCATACGCCCTCGCTCCAGACCATGCTGCTGGCGAGCTTCGCGGTGATCGCGCTGCTGGTGATCGAGGGGGCGATGATCGGCGGCGGCGTGCTGACCGGCGCGCGCCCCGGCATCCCCGCGCCCGTCCCGGCCGTGATCGCCTGGGCGCTGCTGATCGCGGCGACGGCTGCCGTGGTCAACGACAGCCGCAACCGGCTGCGCGTGCTGATCTATGTCAGCGTCATCGGCCTCGTCGTCAGCCTCGCCTTTGCCGTACTGTCCGCCCCCGATCTCGCGCTGACGCAGATTTCGGTCGAGGTGGTGACGATCCTGCTGATGCTGCTCGCGCTGCACCTCTTGCCCAAGAGCCCGCCGATGCTGTCCTCTGCCCCGCGCAAGTGGCGCGACGGGGCTTTGGCCGTGGGCCTTGGCGTATTGGTCGGCGGGATCGCCTGGGCGATGCTGACGCGCGATCCGGGCGCGAGCATCGCCGCCTTCCACCTCGCCAATGCCAAGCCCGGCGGCGGGGGCAGCAATGTCGTCAACGTCATCCTCGTCGACTTCCGCGCCTTCGATACCCTCGGCGAGATCATCGTGCTGGGGATCGCCGGCCTCGGCATCTTCGCGCTGCTCGACACCGCGGCGACCGGAGCGGCAGGCGCGCGGCTCAGGGCGTGGCGCGCGGATATGCCGCTCTCGCCCGAGCGCCATCCGATGATGCTGCTCATCGCGAGCCGGATCATCCTGCCGCTGACGCTGCTGGTGGGCATCTATCTGTTCCTGCGCGGCCACAACCAGCCGGGTGGCGGGTTCATCGCCGCGCTGGTGGTGGCAGCGGCGTTCCTCGTCCAGTATCTCGCCGCCGGGTTTGACTGGTCGGACGCGCGCAAGCCCTTCGCCGAGCACAGCCTGATTGCCTGGGGCGTGCTGGTGGCGATGGCCACGGGTCTCGGGGCGATGGCGCTGGGCGCGCCGTTCCTGACCAGCTGGTTCGACTATTTCAGCCTTCCGCTGATCGGCAAGTTCGAGCTCGCAAGCGCGATGCTGTTCGATACTGGCGTGTTCTTGACGGTGCTTGGCGCGGTGATGCTGGCGCTGGCGCAGCTGAGCCACATTTCCAAACGCGCTGACAGCGCCGCTGCCAAGGCGCAGGAGGACGCGGCATGA
- a CDS encoding Na+/H+ antiporter subunit E — protein MSRLLPHPGLSVLLVVMWMVMVGDLTFGALFLGLVFAVLVPIFTAPWWPGRPRVRFGKGLAFCALVVRDIIVANFEVAAIVLFKPTRDLRPAWLTIPLDLASPEAVTVLAGTISLTPGTVSADVSACGRFLLVHALHAPDPAAEIAKIKARYEARLKEVFA, from the coding sequence ATGAGCCGCCTGTTGCCGCATCCCGGCCTCTCTGTCCTGCTGGTCGTCATGTGGATGGTGATGGTCGGCGACCTCACCTTCGGCGCGCTGTTCCTCGGGCTGGTGTTCGCCGTGCTGGTGCCGATCTTCACCGCACCCTGGTGGCCGGGGCGACCGCGGGTGCGGTTCGGCAAGGGGCTCGCTTTCTGCGCGCTGGTGGTGCGGGACATCATCGTCGCGAACTTCGAGGTCGCGGCGATCGTGCTGTTCAAGCCGACCCGCGATCTGCGCCCCGCATGGCTGACGATCCCGCTCGACCTTGCCTCGCCCGAGGCGGTCACGGTGCTGGCGGGCACGATCAGCCTGACCCCCGGCACGGTCTCTGCCGATGTTTCCGCCTGTGGCCGTTTCCTGCTCGTCCACGCGCTCCATGCCCCTGATCCGGCAGCGGAAATTGCCAAGATCAAGGCGCGCTACGAAGCCCGGCTGAAGGAGGTTTTCGCATGA
- a CDS encoding adenine phosphoribosyltransferase → MASPHLSPAELKALVRTVPDFPQPGIQFRDITTLIGHHQGMAASVHHLAALAGDVGAHKIAGMEARGFIFGAAVAEQLGVGFVPVRKPGKLPINTIGIDYALEYGTDRLEMDPGAVVPGQSVVIVDDLIATGGTALASAELLRKAGAVVSHALFVIDLPDLGGADRLRAAGITVASLMEFEGD, encoded by the coding sequence ATGGCATCACCGCATCTCTCTCCCGCCGAGCTGAAAGCGCTGGTGCGCACCGTGCCGGACTTTCCGCAACCGGGCATCCAGTTCCGCGATATCACCACGCTGATCGGCCACCATCAGGGCATGGCCGCGAGCGTCCACCACCTTGCCGCGCTCGCCGGTGATGTGGGCGCGCACAAGATCGCCGGGATGGAAGCGCGCGGCTTCATCTTCGGCGCGGCGGTGGCGGAGCAGCTGGGCGTGGGCTTCGTGCCTGTGAGGAAGCCGGGCAAGCTGCCGATCAATACCATCGGCATCGACTATGCGCTCGAATACGGCACCGACCGGCTCGAGATGGACCCTGGCGCGGTTGTGCCCGGGCAGAGCGTGGTGATCGTCGATGACCTGATCGCCACCGGCGGCACCGCGCTTGCCTCGGCGGAGCTGCTGCGCAAGGCGGGCGCTGTGGTCAGCCATGCGCTGTTCGTGATCGACCTGCCCGACCTCGGCGGTGCCGATCGCCTGCGGGCTGCGGGGATTACCGTCGCCTCGCTGATGGAATTCGAAGGCGACTGA